The Acidobacteriota bacterium genome has a segment encoding these proteins:
- a CDS encoding RidA family protein, producing the protein MSRDKKHEKRVISTPEAPAAIGPYSQAVEVGCFVFLSGQIPLDPATGELVSGGIKDETRRVMENLKAVLAAAGLTFADVVKTTIYVTDIGDFAAVNEVYGSYFKEEPPVRATVQVAALPKGARVEIDAVALRGGK; encoded by the coding sequence ATGAGCCGCGACAAGAAGCACGAGAAACGCGTCATCTCCACCCCGGAAGCGCCCGCCGCCATCGGCCCCTATTCTCAAGCGGTCGAGGTCGGCTGCTTCGTGTTCCTATCGGGCCAGATCCCGCTCGACCCGGCGACCGGAGAGCTCGTCTCGGGAGGCATTAAAGACGAGACGCGCCGCGTGATGGAGAACCTGAAGGCGGTGCTCGCCGCGGCGGGGCTCACGTTCGCCGACGTCGTCAAGACGACGATCTACGTGACCGACATTGGCGATTTCGCCGCGGTGAACGAGGTCTACGGCTCCTACTTCAAGGAGGAGCCGCCCGTGCGCGCCACGGTGCAGGTCGCGGCGCTTCCGAAGGGGGCGAGAGTCGAGATTGACGCGGTGGCGCTGCGGGGAGGGAAGTAG
- a CDS encoding acyl-CoA dehydrogenase family protein — MTENLSFAKSLFLGRVPEDEIFPFPELREDERESLPVLLESLRKFLGEKVDAVRIDREKTVPEEVRRGLGELGILGMTFPEEFGGFGMSQTAFCRVCEELATTCASTGIFVGGHSSIGSKALVLYGTKEQKEKFLPKLATGEWVACYALTEPEAGSDAMSMRTTARLSDDKTHYVLNGSKQWITNGAWADVFTIFARVEGEGADGRIGCLILTKDMEGLVVGKNEDKLGLRGSCTTSLTFEDVRVPVENLVGRVGEGFKIALDVLTYGRMSLGASCIGAARRMIREAALHAAQRKQFGRPIAEFEMIQEKLWRMAMGVYVLESAVYLTSGLCDGGAEDFQMESAVCKTYGSEALWDVINDAVQTVGGNGYMTEYPYERFLRDARINLIFEGTNEIQRLLIATLGLQEVRRAVRRASKGAETSGAGGKTAALSKPHAALRDEAGVVAEFAEVLAKKSEALVQRLGKEIREREILQERFADMLIDLYCLSATLSRVTRSVEQKGEKEAADEILIAKTFAREARHRFLRNAAALDEHDDESRLNVARRVVDAADYPWSHVR, encoded by the coding sequence ATGACAGAAAACCTGAGCTTCGCCAAAAGCCTCTTTCTGGGACGCGTTCCCGAAGACGAGATCTTTCCCTTCCCCGAGCTCCGCGAGGACGAGCGCGAGAGCCTTCCCGTGCTCCTCGAGTCCCTGAGAAAATTTCTCGGCGAGAAGGTGGACGCCGTCCGCATCGACAGGGAAAAGACCGTCCCCGAGGAAGTGCGCCGGGGCCTCGGCGAGCTCGGAATCCTCGGAATGACGTTTCCCGAGGAATTCGGCGGCTTCGGCATGTCCCAGACGGCCTTCTGCCGGGTGTGCGAGGAGCTCGCCACGACGTGCGCCTCGACGGGAATCTTCGTGGGCGGGCACAGCTCGATCGGCTCCAAGGCGCTCGTCCTTTACGGCACGAAAGAACAGAAGGAGAAATTTCTTCCCAAGCTGGCTACCGGCGAATGGGTCGCGTGCTACGCGCTCACCGAGCCCGAGGCGGGAAGCGACGCCATGAGCATGCGCACGACGGCCCGTCTCTCGGACGACAAAACCCACTACGTGCTCAACGGCTCCAAGCAATGGATTACGAACGGCGCATGGGCCGACGTGTTCACCATATTCGCGCGCGTGGAGGGCGAGGGTGCCGACGGCCGCATCGGCTGCCTGATTCTCACCAAAGACATGGAAGGGCTCGTCGTCGGCAAGAACGAGGACAAGCTCGGCCTCAGGGGGTCGTGCACGACCTCTCTCACGTTCGAAGACGTCCGCGTGCCCGTGGAAAACCTCGTCGGCCGGGTGGGCGAAGGCTTCAAGATCGCCCTCGACGTCCTCACCTACGGCCGCATGAGCCTCGGGGCAAGCTGCATCGGCGCGGCGCGGCGCATGATCCGGGAGGCGGCCCTGCACGCCGCGCAGCGCAAGCAGTTCGGACGCCCCATCGCCGAGTTCGAGATGATCCAGGAAAAACTCTGGCGCATGGCGATGGGCGTGTACGTGCTCGAAAGCGCCGTCTACCTCACGTCGGGGCTCTGTGACGGGGGAGCGGAGGATTTCCAGATGGAGTCCGCCGTGTGCAAGACCTACGGCTCGGAGGCGCTCTGGGACGTCATCAACGACGCCGTGCAGACCGTCGGCGGAAACGGCTACATGACGGAATATCCCTACGAGCGGTTCCTCCGCGACGCCCGGATCAACCTGATTTTCGAGGGAACGAACGAGATCCAGCGGCTCCTGATCGCCACCCTGGGGCTGCAGGAAGTGCGCAGGGCCGTCCGCAGGGCCTCGAAGGGCGCGGAAACGAGCGGCGCGGGCGGGAAAACCGCGGCCCTGTCAAAGCCGCACGCCGCGCTCCGTGACGAGGCCGGCGTCGTGGCGGAATTCGCGGAGGTGCTGGCGAAAAAGAGCGAAGCCCTGGTTCAGCGCCTCGGAAAGGAGATCCGCGAGCGTGAAATCCTTCAGGAACGCTTCGCCGATATGCTCATCGACCTCTACTGCCTCTCAGCGACGCTGTCGCGCGTGACGCGCTCCGTCGAGCAAAAGGGCGAAAAGGAGGCCGCCGATGAGATTCTCATCGCCAAGACGTTCGCGCGCGAGGCGCGGCACCGGTTTCTACGAAACGCCGCCGCCCTCGACGAGCATGACGACGAGTCCCGCCTCAACGTGGCGCGCCGCGTGGTGGACGCCGCCGACTATCCCTGGAGTCACGTGAGATGA
- a CDS encoding SDR family oxidoreductase encodes MIENHSDRRAPLRRGITHVEAAHGALFLSSPHAGGITGRVPAVDAGYFIMGA; translated from the coding sequence ATGATTGAAAACCACTCTGATAGGCGTGCTCCCCTGCGGCGCGGCATCACCCACGTAGAGGCGGCGCACGGGGCGCTCTTTTTGTCGAGCCCTCATGCCGGCGGCATCACGGGGCGGGTGCCTGCCGTGGACGCGGGTTATTTCATCATGGGAGCCTGA
- a CDS encoding protein kinase, protein MYIRAGLLDQAARLAMQMGDNAYAVQLFIKDRNYRAAGDLYAKMGRFSQAVECFMQSKELGHAARLLEKNGQFERAAAIWVQARRKDLAAAALVKGNLPDQAVPLLEELLEQMTRDSVSLDDYGAQIRKYAGYCGRYYRDKGRPFQAATCFERAGMKEEAARAHAQAGNPQRAVRIYYDLREWEKAAELIGTFPAPPAEAEAYGDALLQAGEYERAGQMFEKGSLPFRAADCYEEIGEYERAAEIYLRKSDPLRAAELFAQADDFAQAAVLFAKGGNFAHAAQCFERHGNKEEAASAYLKGKKPLEAAKLYLALQNERKAIEALQSVPPESPGYQDAAFYLAQLFTKTGRFELALEKFKEAIGRSPLGVDTVDKYYRLAICLEEMKKFAKSREIYNRILSVQYGYADVEARLEALGKREAEVPVPEETLSVSRKQVSLTFSGRYEITDALDETTYKGWDSSLGRVVAIRRYDMAEVVQQWPGYEDRLREVAALSHPNIVSLYDTATQDESLFLFHEYLSGTSLRQILATRKSMPPATGMVIGTQIGRALECAHSKDVVHGALRPECIIISGENEVKVSEFALGAVPAAYEPPEAAQGRAPSKESDLYQFALVLHEMLAGKLPEKGKLSLPAGLSPLLCELIGKALAPRPEARPRTAQEFLRVFSEAGIMPGVVISSRYEILEELGTGGMGKVYKALDRELGEEIALKSLHSDLMRDTEARERFLREIKLLRKITHPNVVRVHDIGRWEDHEFLTMEYLDAENLFDHVKRRGPFAAPAGAQLAVQICDGLEQAHRHKIIHRDLKPQNIVVTADGTPKILDFGIARAGGEGKELTATGQLIGSPKYMSPEQILGKAVDVRSDLYSLGIVFYYMFGGREPFEGETVEAVVMRQIEKMPPPLASFVPQFPAWLDEVIAKVLRKNPAERYASAASLRAAFEEGLKRQEGQAGVR, encoded by the coding sequence ATGTACATTCGCGCGGGGCTCCTCGACCAGGCCGCGCGACTGGCCATGCAGATGGGCGACAACGCCTACGCCGTGCAGCTTTTTATCAAGGACAGAAACTACCGCGCCGCGGGTGACCTGTACGCGAAAATGGGCCGCTTCTCGCAGGCCGTGGAGTGCTTCATGCAGTCGAAGGAACTGGGGCACGCGGCGCGGCTTTTGGAAAAAAACGGCCAGTTCGAACGCGCCGCCGCCATCTGGGTCCAGGCGCGGCGCAAGGACCTGGCGGCGGCCGCCCTGGTCAAGGGGAATCTCCCCGACCAGGCGGTGCCCCTTCTCGAAGAACTCCTGGAGCAGATGACCCGCGACTCCGTCTCCCTCGACGACTACGGAGCGCAGATTCGGAAATACGCGGGCTATTGCGGCCGCTACTATAGGGACAAGGGGCGCCCCTTCCAGGCCGCGACGTGCTTTGAGCGCGCGGGCATGAAGGAGGAAGCCGCGCGGGCCCATGCGCAGGCGGGCAATCCCCAGCGCGCCGTCAGGATTTACTACGACCTGCGGGAATGGGAAAAAGCAGCCGAGCTCATCGGCACGTTTCCCGCTCCCCCCGCAGAGGCCGAAGCCTACGGCGACGCCCTGCTTCAGGCGGGCGAGTACGAGCGCGCCGGGCAGATGTTCGAGAAGGGCAGCCTTCCCTTCCGCGCGGCGGACTGCTACGAGGAGATCGGGGAATACGAGCGCGCCGCGGAGATTTACCTTCGGAAAAGCGACCCTCTGCGCGCGGCCGAACTCTTTGCGCAGGCCGACGACTTCGCGCAGGCAGCCGTCCTCTTTGCAAAGGGCGGAAACTTCGCCCATGCCGCGCAGTGCTTCGAGCGTCACGGCAACAAGGAAGAGGCCGCCAGCGCGTATCTAAAGGGGAAAAAGCCGCTTGAAGCCGCCAAGCTGTATCTGGCCCTTCAAAACGAGCGGAAGGCCATCGAGGCGCTCCAGTCGGTTCCGCCCGAGTCGCCCGGCTACCAGGACGCGGCCTTTTATCTGGCCCAGCTTTTCACGAAAACGGGACGCTTCGAGCTCGCCCTCGAAAAGTTCAAGGAGGCCATCGGGCGTAGCCCGCTCGGGGTGGACACGGTGGACAAGTACTACCGCCTGGCCATCTGCCTCGAGGAGATGAAAAAATTCGCCAAGTCGCGCGAGATCTATAACCGCATCCTTTCCGTCCAGTACGGCTACGCCGACGTGGAGGCCCGTCTCGAGGCGCTCGGAAAAAGGGAGGCGGAGGTGCCGGTGCCCGAGGAGACGCTCTCCGTGAGCCGCAAGCAGGTCTCGCTGACCTTCTCCGGCCGCTACGAGATTACCGACGCGCTGGATGAGACGACCTACAAGGGATGGGACTCGAGCCTGGGCCGGGTGGTGGCCATCCGCCGGTACGACATGGCCGAGGTGGTGCAGCAGTGGCCCGGCTACGAGGATCGCCTGCGCGAGGTGGCGGCGCTCTCGCATCCCAACATCGTCAGCCTCTACGATACCGCCACCCAGGATGAAAGTCTCTTTCTTTTTCACGAGTACCTGAGCGGCACGAGCCTGCGGCAGATTCTCGCCACGCGCAAGTCGATGCCGCCCGCGACCGGCATGGTGATCGGAACGCAGATCGGACGCGCCCTGGAATGCGCGCACTCGAAGGACGTCGTCCACGGCGCCCTTCGGCCGGAATGCATCATTATCTCGGGCGAGAACGAGGTGAAGGTTTCGGAGTTCGCGCTGGGCGCTGTACCGGCCGCCTACGAGCCTCCCGAGGCCGCGCAGGGGCGCGCCCCCTCGAAGGAAAGCGACCTCTATCAGTTTGCCCTCGTCCTGCACGAGATGCTTGCGGGAAAACTTCCGGAAAAGGGAAAGCTGTCTCTGCCCGCGGGACTCTCTCCGTTGCTCTGCGAGCTCATCGGGAAGGCGCTTGCGCCCCGCCCCGAGGCGCGCCCCCGCACGGCGCAGGAGTTTTTGAGAGTGTTCTCGGAGGCGGGAATCATGCCGGGCGTCGTCATATCGTCCCGCTATGAAATTCTCGAGGAACTCGGCACCGGCGGCATGGGAAAGGTCTACAAGGCGCTCGATCGCGAGCTCGGCGAGGAGATTGCGCTGAAGTCCCTGCACAGCGATTTAATGCGCGACACCGAGGCGCGGGAGCGCTTCCTGCGGGAAATTAAGCTTCTGCGCAAAATCACGCATCCCAACGTGGTGCGGGTCCACGACATCGGGCGCTGGGAGGACCACGAGTTTCTCACGATGGAATACCTCGACGCCGAGAACCTGTTCGACCATGTCAAGCGGCGCGGGCCTTTCGCCGCGCCTGCCGGCGCTCAACTGGCCGTCCAGATTTGCGACGGCCTCGAGCAGGCGCATCGCCACAAAATCATCCACCGCGACCTCAAGCCCCAGAACATCGTCGTCACGGCCGACGGGACGCCGAAAATTTTGGACTTCGGCATCGCGCGGGCGGGCGGCGAGGGCAAGGAGCTCACGGCCACGGGCCAGCTCATCGGCTCGCCCAAGTACATGTCGCCGGAGCAGATTCTGGGCAAGGCGGTGGACGTTCGAAGCGACCTATATTCCCTCGGAATTGTTTTCTATTACATGTTCGGCGGCCGCGAACCTTTTGAGGGAGAAACGGTCGAGGCCGTCGTTATGAGGCAGATCGAAAAAATGCCCCCTCCGCTCGCGTCGTTCGTGCCCCAATTCCCCGCCTGGCTCGACGAGGTCATCGCCAAGGTGTTGCGCAAGAATCCCGCGGAGCGCTACGCTTCGGCCGCTTCCCTGCGCGCGGCATTCGAGGAAGGGCTGAAACGCCAGGAAGGGCAAGCCGGCGTACGGTGA
- a CDS encoding glycosyltransferase family 2 protein has protein sequence MRLSIVVPVYNEARAVGSVLEKLLALETACPEKEILVVDDGSTDETRAEVERVAERHAGVRLLSHDSNRGKGTAVRTAIAQARGGIVVMIDADGELDPDDLPAVVAPLVEGRADAVNGSRFLADAGSSVPWLNYAANRLLTLTLNILYGARLTDVESGLKAFRREAILGLRLRARRFEFEAEVTAKLLRAGRRIEETPVRYRALTQGHEKTIGWRDGVQALWVLAKCRVLPRRCILREHAP, from the coding sequence TTGCGCCTTTCGATCGTGGTGCCCGTTTACAACGAAGCCCGCGCCGTTGGGTCCGTCCTGGAAAAACTTCTTGCTTTGGAGACGGCCTGTCCGGAAAAGGAGATTCTCGTTGTGGACGACGGCTCGACCGACGAAACGCGCGCCGAGGTGGAGCGAGTGGCCGAGCGGCACGCCGGCGTGCGGCTGCTGAGTCATGACTCGAACCGCGGAAAGGGGACCGCGGTTCGGACCGCTATTGCGCAGGCCCGGGGCGGCATTGTGGTCATGATAGACGCCGACGGGGAGTTGGATCCCGACGACTTGCCCGCCGTCGTTGCCCCGCTTGTGGAGGGCCGAGCGGATGCGGTCAACGGTTCGCGCTTTTTGGCGGACGCAGGGTCGAGCGTGCCGTGGCTCAACTACGCGGCCAATCGCTTGCTTACCCTGACGTTGAATATCCTCTACGGCGCGCGCCTCACCGACGTCGAGTCGGGGCTTAAGGCCTTTCGCCGGGAGGCCATCCTGGGGCTGCGCCTTCGTGCCAGACGGTTTGAATTCGAAGCCGAAGTGACGGCGAAGCTCTTGCGGGCGGGGAGGCGCATCGAGGAAACGCCTGTGCGTTACCGCGCCCTGACCCAGGGTCATGAGAAAACCATCGGATGGCGCGACGGCGTCCAGGCGCTCTGGGTCTTGGCCAAGTGCCGCGTGCTGCCGCGTCGGTGCATTCTACGAGAGCACGCGCCATGA
- the ychF gene encoding redox-regulated ATPase YchF: MSFRVGILGYPKTGKTLLFNLLTGQTAEAGKFSTERRHHLASVAIPDPHLERVAGIAGSKKAVPLAVEVVDLAGSRGGEAMRKALELAELRGSDALLHVVRAFEDAEIPHVEDSLDAARDIRNVEAELLLGDLSTVESSLKRLNALLKKAKSPEQEKERRVLEKCHQALEAETPLRAAALDRSEEDVLRGYAFLSQKPVLHLVNVDESEAPRAEEAMNELQGKLGAALGANAALAWASCQIEFEMSQLGEEEARPFAEELKIREPCRPRVTGALAALLRLLVFYTANEKEARAWWLPRGATAIEAAAKVHSDFAKGFIRAETVSCASLFETASFAEARTRGLLHAEGRDYVVQDGDVIQFRFHVS, translated from the coding sequence ATGAGCTTTCGCGTCGGAATCCTCGGCTACCCGAAGACCGGAAAGACTCTTTTGTTCAATCTCCTGACCGGCCAGACGGCGGAAGCGGGAAAATTCTCCACGGAGCGCCGCCACCACCTGGCCAGCGTCGCCATTCCCGACCCGCACCTGGAGCGCGTGGCGGGCATCGCGGGATCGAAGAAGGCGGTGCCCTTGGCGGTCGAGGTCGTGGACCTGGCCGGGAGCCGCGGCGGCGAAGCGATGCGAAAAGCGCTGGAGCTTGCCGAGCTCCGCGGCTCCGACGCCCTCCTCCATGTGGTCCGCGCCTTCGAGGACGCCGAGATTCCGCATGTCGAGGACTCGCTGGACGCGGCGCGCGACATTCGAAACGTGGAAGCCGAGCTTCTTCTCGGCGACCTATCCACGGTCGAAAGCTCGCTGAAGAGGCTCAACGCCCTTCTCAAGAAGGCCAAGAGCCCGGAGCAGGAAAAGGAGCGGCGAGTTCTTGAAAAGTGCCACCAGGCGCTTGAAGCCGAGACGCCGCTCCGTGCGGCGGCGCTCGACCGCAGCGAGGAGGATGTCCTGCGCGGCTACGCGTTTCTGAGCCAGAAGCCCGTCCTGCATCTTGTGAACGTCGACGAGTCGGAGGCCCCGCGCGCCGAGGAGGCGATGAACGAGCTTCAGGGAAAGCTTGGCGCGGCGCTCGGTGCGAACGCGGCGCTCGCCTGGGCGTCGTGCCAGATCGAGTTCGAGATGTCCCAATTGGGCGAGGAGGAGGCGCGTCCTTTCGCGGAAGAGCTGAAAATCCGCGAGCCGTGCCGCCCGCGCGTTACGGGGGCGCTTGCGGCGCTCCTTCGCCTCCTGGTCTTCTATACGGCGAACGAGAAGGAGGCTCGGGCTTGGTGGCTGCCTCGCGGGGCGACGGCGATCGAGGCGGCGGCCAAGGTTCATTCCGACTTCGCGAAGGGCTTCATCCGCGCCGAAACCGTTTCCTGCGCATCCCTGTTTGAGACGGCCTCGTTCGCGGAAGCCCGAACCCGCGGCCTGCTGCACGCCGAAGGGCGCGATTACGTCGTCCAGGACGGCGACGTCATCCAATTCCGCTTTCACGTAAGCTGA